The Collibacillus ludicampi region GCGTTCGATCCGTTTTTTCCGTCTCTTTGTTGCAATTGCAGGATGGTTTCTTTTAACTGTTTTTGTTCAGTGATGTCCTTCGCGACTTCCAATGCTCCTACTTTTTTATTACCTAAGTAGAGAGGAACCGTCTTGTAAAGTGTAGTTACCGCTTTTCCGTTTGTGGAGAAGTGGGTCTCACGGTGACTGAGAGTTCGCCCCGTTTTGAATGCGGTGAGCAGTGTGCTCGAGTTTTCGTCAATGTTCCAGACGTCCACAACCCTTTTGTTGCGTACCGATTCAGGCTCCAACGTGTCGATTTCTCCCATTTTTTTATTGTAAAACAGAACGGTTCCTTGTTGGTCGATGGCGCAGATCCCCTCTTCCAGATAGTCTAAGATCGTGTCGTACAATTGACGGATCATGTTCATTTGCTGTAGTTGTTGCTGCAATTGTTGAGTATCTGTGATGTTTTTAATAGTTATCAGATATCCCGGATAATCGGAACTCGACCGTATCACCGTAAGGTTTGCAATGAGCTGTTGAGTTCCTAGAGAGATGGAGATCCCCGTCTTGTCTTGACGCGTTTGGAATACTTTTTTAAATTCTTGTGACGGGATGAGTTCAAAAATGGAAACGCCAATCAGACGGCTTGGACTTGAGGAAAACAAACGTGCAGCTGTCCGATTGAGAGAAAGAATCTCCCCCTCCGAGTCGGTGAGAACCATACAATCAAAATTTGAGTTCCACACTTGTTGCAAAGAAAGAGCGGGGAAATTGTCCATTCCTGATCACCTCCGATCGAAAAATATTTTGCGAAAATAATTTTGTAAATTTTTCTACGATCATCAACCCAAACCCTTTCGATTTTGAATATTTTTATTCTTACAAGTCATTGATGATCCAACGAAAAAAAATATTTCGAAAAATATTTTTCAATCGCAAAATATTTTTCTGTTTCTCTAACAAAGACATCTTTGTTTTCAAGGAAAAAGATAAACATAAGAAATTTTGAATAGTGGCATGATTATTGCTTTTTATTTTCAGTGAAAATTCCGTCGGAGGTGTTCTTATGAGCGGTGTCTCATTACGAGATGTTCAAGCGATTGATGTTCACTGTCACCCTTACGTTGCAAATCCGAATCCCTATACGCCGGAGGAATTTGTAAAAAAACTATCGTTATCCGTTATCCCATCCAGCGGTTTAAAAACGAATGAGCGAAACAAGAAACATCCTTACCCTGGTACCAACATGTGGGTTCAGATTCTGATCAACCGATTGGCCAAATATTACTCGTGTGCGCCTGAACTTGAAGAAGTCGTCAAGCAAAGGAATGTACGAACCGCTGATTTTCGCGAATATACCAGAGAACTGTTTCGTGATGCGAACATCATCGGTTTAGTGATGGATTTTGGGTATCCCTCTCCACCGTTGGACAAGAAAGAATATACCGATCTTTGCGGAGTACGTATATGGGAAATCTATAGGATCGAACCTGTTATGGCCCGGTTACGAGGGGAATGTAATAGCTTTGGAGAGTTCGTCGAAAAATACAGAGCGGATCTGCGGGGGGCATTAAAAAAAGAGGAAATTGTCGGGTTAAAGTCGATTATTGCTTACCGGAGTGGCTTGCAAATATCTGAAAAGAACGAAGCTGCGGCAAACGAGCAATGGGAGGAATTTTTGGCAAACGAACGGGCAGAAGTAAAAGCTATAAGGGATTATTGTCTGCATGTTGCAATGGAGGAATGTACCGAGGCTGAAAAAGTTATGCATATTCATACGGGTATAGGGGATGGAGATGTGATCCTTGATAAAGCGAGCCCCAGCTTTCTGTTTCCGCTATTAAGGAAATACTCGGATACCCAAGTACACCTTGTGCACGGAGGATACCCATGGATGGAGGAAGCTGCTTTTATCGTGAGCGTTTTGCCGAATGTTTACATGGATATATCTTTGCAAAACCCGTTTGCAGGACATGGAGTAGAAAGAATTCTCTCGCAAGTATTCGAATTCGCTCCGTTTGACAAAGTCATGTACGGATCGGACGCTTTTACGGTGCCGGAAATGAATTGGATGGGTGTACACCTTTTTAAGGAGTGCTTTGAAAAAGTGTTAAATTCCTGGATCGCTTCGGATTATATGGATGTCGAAACAGCACAGGCCATTGGTGAGATGGTACTGTATCGCAACTTCGAAAATGTATATCGGCCATTCTTTTAAGAAAGAAGGGATAAAGGATGTCCATTGAACAATTTGGTTATAAGCAAGAGTTGAAGCGAGCTTTGACATTTGGAGATCTATTGATTTACGGCCTGATTTATCTTGTTCCTATCGCTCCGTTTGGCGTTTTCGGGTATGTTTCTGACGCTTCCAAAGGGATGGTCGCTTTAGCTTATACCATAGGTATGATAGGAATGATTTTTACAGCGCTCAGTTACGCGTGTATGTCCGAGGCATTCCCGATTGCAGGATCCGTCTATTCCTATGCCCAGAGAGGGATTCATGAGTACGTTGGATTTATCGCAGGTTGGGCCATTCTTCTCGATTACATTTTGATACCCGCTCTGATTTATCTGGTCAGTGCGGTTTCCTTAACCGCATTCATCCCCGGATTGCCCTTATGGTTCTGGTTGGTTTTCTTTATATTGCTCAATACGGCGATTAATACCCGCGGCGTGGAATTTACGGCAAAAGCCAATAAGATTACGCTTGTGCTTGAATTGATTGTTTTGGCCATATTCATTGTCTTTGGAGTCATTGCTTTACAAAAAGGTGTCAATAACACAAGCTTTTCCATGAAACCATTGTATGATGCCAACCAGTTTAACTTCTCGACGCTGATGGGAGCGGTATCGATTGCAGTTTTATCCTTTTTAGGGTTCGATGCAATCTCTACCCTGTCGGAAGAAGTGCAAGGGGGTAAAAAAGCTGTTGGCCGGGCAACCATTCTTTCCCTTCTCATTGTAGGAATCCTCTTCATCATTCAAACCTGGATTGCCAGTGACCTAGCGAAGGGCATCAAAATCGAAAGCCTTGATACGGCTTTCTATCAAGTGGCGGAATTAGCCGGTGGAAGTTGGCTCAAGACATTGACCAGTTTGGCAACGGCTTTTTCTTGGGGAATTGCCAGTGCATTGGCCTCACAAGCGGCGATTTCTCGTTTGTTGTTTTCCATGGGGCGAGACCGCAAGCTGCCAGCCGTACTTGGAAGGATTCATCCAAAATACCGAACTCCTTATATCAGTACGTATTGTGTGGCGGTTATCTCTTTCATTATTGGGATTATTTTTCAAAATCATATTGATATTCTGACCAATATAGTAAACTTTGGAGCGTTGACTGGATTTTTCTTGCTGCACATTTCTGTGATTTGTCACTACGTAATTCGCAAAAGGTCGAAGCATTATTTTAAACATCTGATTTCCCCGCTTCTCGGACTGACAGTCATCGGATACGTGCTATATGGAATGGATGCTTTGGCAATAAAAGTCGGGATATGCTGGCTCCTCATCGGAGGTATCTATCTATTCTTTAGGAGCAAGGTGAAGCATGATAAGCCGATTTCGTTTGATTTTTAGGAGGAAAGTAAGATGGAATCAGTAGAATTGCAGGAATCGCTTGTTCAGCAACTTTATCAGATCAGAAGACATCTCCACCAATATCCTGAGCTTTCCTTTCAGGAATTTGCGACATGCGACTTTCTTTGTTCCCGTTTAAATGAATGGGGGATACCTTATAAAAGAGTAGGGGATACAGGGGTGGTGGTCGATATCGTCGGAGAAAATGGGAAAGGTCTACATATTGGACTGCGGGCCGATATGGATGCACTCCCTATCCAGGAAAAAACCGGTCTCCCTTTTTCCTCACTGAACAATGGAGTCATGCATGCCTGCGGGCATGACGGGCACATGACGATTTTGCTTGGAACGGTATATCAACTCTATCAGCGCAAAAACATGTTTCGTGGTAGGGTACGTTGTATATTTCAGCCAGGAGAAGAAGCGGATGGAGCGGCTGAAAAGATGATTGAACAAGGTGTACTCAGTCATCCTCCAATCGATGAAATGCTGGCTCTGCATCTATGGCCGCACCTTCCATTTGGGACAGTAGGTGTGAGATACGGAGCTATGACTGCCTCTTGTGATACATTCGCGATTGAAATTGAGGGAAAAGGAGGGCATAGTGCCAGACCGCATCAAGCGATTGATGCGATCGCAGTCAGCGGGAATGTTTTGCAAGGAATTTCTTACCTCGTCATGAAAGAAACGAACCCTGTTGATCCGGTTGTTGTACATGTTGGAAAAATACTGGGAGGTACAGCTACAAATATCGTAGCCGATCGAGTCATAATGGAGGGAACCACAAGAGCGGTTTCCAAGGAGACGAGAGAGAAGGTGAAAGAACGTCTCGTTGAACTCGTAGAACAGATGGTTACTTCTTTTGGTGCGAAAGCCAAGGTGACTTATTCAGAGGGCCACCCTCCGGTCATCAACGATCGAGAAGTTACAAGGGCATTCGTGGAATCTGTAGAAGAGTTGTTGGGGGCCGAAGCCGTACACATATTGACGGAGCCGTCGATGGGAGCGGATGATTTTGGCGCTTTCGCCGAAAGGGTTCCTAGTACTTATTTTCGTTTGGGGATCTGTCGAGAAGGTGTGCCATGCCATGATTTGCATCACCCAGCTTTTCAATTTGATGAAAAGATCATTCCGCTCGGTGTAAAGATTTTGACCCATAGCGTATTCAAACGTCTAACAGAAGGAGTGTAGATGGCGGTATGACGTCAATGGAAAAGGTATTAGAAATCGTAGAAAAAGAGAAAATCGAATTCATACGCATCGAATTTTTAGATTATGCCGGGATAACCAGAGGCAGAACGATCCGTCCAGCTGAACTAAGAAGTGCAATGGAGAAGGGGATCAACTTCAGTACGGCTATCATGAGTTTTGATTCCATGGATGAATATATTCCAAATCCAACTTACGGCCCGAATGACGGTGACTTTTTTGCAGTTCCTGACCCCGAAACCTTTGCCATTGTACCCTATCGAAAAAATACGGCGCGAATGATTTGCGACCTGGTGGATGAAAACGGAGAACCTTGGGAAGGATGCCCGAGACAGGCTTTGAAGCGTCTTCTCAACGAAGTGGAATCACTTCTTGGCGGGAAAATGTATCTAGCATTTGAACAAGAAGCGTATTTGCTGAAAGAAGTGAACGGGAATCTGCAGCCTGCCGATCAGAGTCATTGTTTCTCAATTGACGGGGTGGATGTACAGGAAGATTTTCTTCAGGAGGTCGTATATTCACTCGAAGCGATGGGAGTAAAAACCGAGCAGATCTCAAGTGAATACGGCCCGGGACAGTTGGAAATCAATTTGAAATATGCTCCGGCTTTAAAAGCCACTGACGACCAGGTGACGTTTGCGCAGGTATTTAAGCAGGTTGCGAGAAACAAAGGGATGATAGGTACTCTGATGCCGAAGCCATTTCAGCATTTGGCAGGCAGTGGATTGCATGTCCATATCAGTCTGTTTGACCCATCAGGGGAAAATCTGTTTGAAGATATTACGGATCAACGGGGATTGGACATGTCTGACAAAGCTTATCATTTTATCGGCGGAATTCTCAAGCACGGCCCTTCATTAATTGCGATCGGGGCACCTAGCGTGAATTCGTACAAAAGGATGCAGCCCGGTTCATGGGCTCCCGCCCACATCTGTTATGGTGCAGGAAACCGGTCGGTTCTGGTGAGAATTCCGGAGAAGCGTAGGACAAGACGTTTTGAATATCGAGGTGCGGATGGGACTTGCAATCCTTATCTGCTTGCCGCATGTTTGGTAGCGGCTGGACTCCATGGAATCCAAAATCGGATGGATCCGGGTGATCCGATCGATATTGATGTAAGCAAGATGAGCGAGATGGAATTAAAAGAAAAGGGAATTACGTGGGTTCCGCGAAATCTTAGTCAGGCCATCGATCATCTAGCGGAAGACACGATATTGGCGGAAACGATTGGCCGTTCCATTTGGGAAGAGTTCATCAAGATAAAAAGGACGGAATGGGACAAATTTAACAGACATGTTAGTGATTGGGAACTCCGGCTGTTATCTTCGAGATTTTAGAGAGGTTCCTAAGCTCCCGTTGTTTCGACGGGGGCTTTATCTTTTCCATGTTGCCGGCGCATGCGAGAGTTTCGAACCCCCCATGATTCGCGTAAACGATTACTGTGTTAAAGGCATTTATTACATATCTCACGCATACATCAGGGCTGTCGTTGCTATAGCAGATTAATCCACATTTTTATTACTATAAAAATTTTTAGTCATCGGCTATAATAAAAGTGTTGGAACGACCGTTTGTTTTGGATGGGGAGGTTACCTATGAATCATTTGTATTTGCGAGATGAACATCGGATATTCCGCGATACGTTGCGTAAATTTCTCGAAAAAGAAGCCGTTCCTTATTTTGACCGTTGGGAGGAAGAACGGATCGTACCGCGTTCTTTCTGGAAGAAGATGGCCGAGCAAGGATATCTGTGTCCTGATATAGATGAAAAATATGGAGGGGCAGGGGCTGATTGGGTGTACAACGTGGTCATCAATGAGGAATTGGAACGGGTCGGTTCCGGTATGTTGGGGATAACGTTGCACAACGACATTGTTGTCCCATACATTAAAGAATACGCTACGGAAGAACAGAAGGAGCGCTGGCTTCCTGGATGTGTGAGCGGCGATCTGATCACCGCGATCGCGATGACGGAGCCCGGGGCAGGATCCGACCTGGCAAGCATCCGTACGACAGCGGTGAGAGACGGGGATCATTACATTCTCAATGGACAAAAGACGTTCATAACCAACGGGATTCAGTCCGATTTGATTATCGTCGCATGCAAGACGGATCCGAAAGCGGTTCCGGCACATAAAGGAATCAGTCTTATCGTTGTCGAACGTGACACGCCGGGATTCTCACGTGGTCGCAAACTGGACAAAATTGGACTTCACAGCCAGGACACGGCAGAGTTGATCTTTGAAGACTGCCGCGTGCCAGCCGAAAACCTGCTTGGCGAAGAAGGAAAAGGTTTCATCTACATGATGGAGAAATTACAGCAGGAACGGCTCGTCGTGACGATTTCTGCTCAAGTTTCGGCGGAAGAGATGCTGAAAATGACGATCGATTATGTGAAAAGTAGGGAAGCTTTCGGCCAACCGATCAGCAAATTCCAAAATACACAGTTCAAAATCGCGGAAATGGCAACCGAAATCGAAGTCAGCCGGGCGTTCCTCGATCAGTTAATTGCCGACCATATCAACGGGAAAGAAATCGTTACAAAAGTATCCATGGCGAAATGGTGGGTCACCGAAATGGCTAAACGTGTGGCTTCCCAATGTTTGCAACTACATGGCGGTTACGGTTATATGGAAGAATATAAAATCGCCCGGCGATATCGCGATATCCCGGTAACAGCCATCTACGCGGGCAGCAACGAAATCATGAAGCGGATCATCGCCAAAAAACTTGGGCTCTAAAAAGCCCAAGTTTTTATTTTTCCATGGCAAATGACGATAGGGCGCATATACTGCAAGTGATATACGGCCAGAGGAGGGGAATGGGTTGATTGTACACACCGTACAAAAAGGGGATACCCTCTGGAAATTAGCAAAAAAGTACGGGGTTCCACTTGAATCGATCATCGCTGCCAATCCGCAGTTAACCGATCCAGATAAGATCGATGTTGGACAGAAAATCAACATACCGCGTCCAGGAGAGTCGATATCCGGACAACCGACCGTGGAACCACATGCCGGGCATCAACCGCCTTTCGATGCACATCAACAGGGGCATGTGGAGGCGAAGGAAGAATTTCCGGGGGAGACGGTTCCCGAAATGCCTTCCGTATTACCGGGCGCTCCGGCAGAAGAACCGAAGATGCCCATACCAGCAACACCGATGCATACGGCGCCACCATTTACCGGAACAGTTCCGAAGTGGGGACACTTATGGAAATATGTCGTCAAACATGG contains the following coding sequences:
- a CDS encoding amidohydrolase family protein; the protein is MSGVSLRDVQAIDVHCHPYVANPNPYTPEEFVKKLSLSVIPSSGLKTNERNKKHPYPGTNMWVQILINRLAKYYSCAPELEEVVKQRNVRTADFREYTRELFRDANIIGLVMDFGYPSPPLDKKEYTDLCGVRIWEIYRIEPVMARLRGECNSFGEFVEKYRADLRGALKKEEIVGLKSIIAYRSGLQISEKNEAAANEQWEEFLANERAEVKAIRDYCLHVAMEECTEAEKVMHIHTGIGDGDVILDKASPSFLFPLLRKYSDTQVHLVHGGYPWMEEAAFIVSVLPNVYMDISLQNPFAGHGVERILSQVFEFAPFDKVMYGSDAFTVPEMNWMGVHLFKECFEKVLNSWIASDYMDVETAQAIGEMVLYRNFENVYRPFF
- a CDS encoding APC family permease, which produces MSIEQFGYKQELKRALTFGDLLIYGLIYLVPIAPFGVFGYVSDASKGMVALAYTIGMIGMIFTALSYACMSEAFPIAGSVYSYAQRGIHEYVGFIAGWAILLDYILIPALIYLVSAVSLTAFIPGLPLWFWLVFFILLNTAINTRGVEFTAKANKITLVLELIVLAIFIVFGVIALQKGVNNTSFSMKPLYDANQFNFSTLMGAVSIAVLSFLGFDAISTLSEEVQGGKKAVGRATILSLLIVGILFIIQTWIASDLAKGIKIESLDTAFYQVAELAGGSWLKTLTSLATAFSWGIASALASQAAISRLLFSMGRDRKLPAVLGRIHPKYRTPYISTYCVAVISFIIGIIFQNHIDILTNIVNFGALTGFFLLHISVICHYVIRKRSKHYFKHLISPLLGLTVIGYVLYGMDALAIKVGICWLLIGGIYLFFRSKVKHDKPISFDF
- a CDS encoding M20 metallopeptidase family protein → MESVELQESLVQQLYQIRRHLHQYPELSFQEFATCDFLCSRLNEWGIPYKRVGDTGVVVDIVGENGKGLHIGLRADMDALPIQEKTGLPFSSLNNGVMHACGHDGHMTILLGTVYQLYQRKNMFRGRVRCIFQPGEEADGAAEKMIEQGVLSHPPIDEMLALHLWPHLPFGTVGVRYGAMTASCDTFAIEIEGKGGHSARPHQAIDAIAVSGNVLQGISYLVMKETNPVDPVVVHVGKILGGTATNIVADRVIMEGTTRAVSKETREKVKERLVELVEQMVTSFGAKAKVTYSEGHPPVINDREVTRAFVESVEELLGAEAVHILTEPSMGADDFGAFAERVPSTYFRLGICREGVPCHDLHHPAFQFDEKIIPLGVKILTHSVFKRLTEGV
- a CDS encoding glutamine synthetase family protein, with the protein product MTSMEKVLEIVEKEKIEFIRIEFLDYAGITRGRTIRPAELRSAMEKGINFSTAIMSFDSMDEYIPNPTYGPNDGDFFAVPDPETFAIVPYRKNTARMICDLVDENGEPWEGCPRQALKRLLNEVESLLGGKMYLAFEQEAYLLKEVNGNLQPADQSHCFSIDGVDVQEDFLQEVVYSLEAMGVKTEQISSEYGPGQLEINLKYAPALKATDDQVTFAQVFKQVARNKGMIGTLMPKPFQHLAGSGLHVHISLFDPSGENLFEDITDQRGLDMSDKAYHFIGGILKHGPSLIAIGAPSVNSYKRMQPGSWAPAHICYGAGNRSVLVRIPEKRRTRRFEYRGADGTCNPYLLAACLVAAGLHGIQNRMDPGDPIDIDVSKMSEMELKEKGITWVPRNLSQAIDHLAEDTILAETIGRSIWEEFIKIKRTEWDKFNRHVSDWELRLLSSRF
- a CDS encoding acyl-CoA dehydrogenase family protein yields the protein MNHLYLRDEHRIFRDTLRKFLEKEAVPYFDRWEEERIVPRSFWKKMAEQGYLCPDIDEKYGGAGADWVYNVVINEELERVGSGMLGITLHNDIVVPYIKEYATEEQKERWLPGCVSGDLITAIAMTEPGAGSDLASIRTTAVRDGDHYILNGQKTFITNGIQSDLIIVACKTDPKAVPAHKGISLIVVERDTPGFSRGRKLDKIGLHSQDTAELIFEDCRVPAENLLGEEGKGFIYMMEKLQQERLVVTISAQVSAEEMLKMTIDYVKSREAFGQPISKFQNTQFKIAEMATEIEVSRAFLDQLIADHINGKEIVTKVSMAKWWVTEMAKRVASQCLQLHGGYGYMEEYKIARRYRDIPVTAIYAGSNEIMKRIIAKKLGL